A single window of Senegalia massiliensis DNA harbors:
- a CDS encoding MBL fold metallo-hydrolase has product MSVSMMSRSETFNRIINKEELFILDVRNAEEFSEWKIEGENIQHYNKPYFELLESVDGILDKLPKDKDILVVCAKEGSSKMIAEKLSEKGLDVYYLEGGMKEWSEYLHPVKVGDLKEGGSVYQFVRIGKGCLSYLVESEGEGVVIDAVRTIDAFKDFAKENNIEIKHVLDTHLHADHISGGRHLAKDVGAAYWLPPKDATEVTFNYEELNEEKEIKIGSKNIKIEPIYSPGHTIGSTSFNINDEYLMTGDILFVESIGRPDLAGKAEDWVSDLRNTLYSLYKKLPNNLIVLPAHFGKVSELDNKGRVMESLGELYKVNLGLNINSEEDFRKTVTENLPPQPNSYKEIRQVNMGKIEPDVDEQREMEIGPNRCAIHD; this is encoded by the coding sequence ATGAGTGTATCTATGATGAGTAGATCTGAGACTTTTAATCGTATAATTAATAAAGAAGAATTGTTTATTTTAGATGTTAGAAATGCTGAAGAGTTTTCTGAATGGAAAATAGAAGGAGAAAATATTCAACACTATAACAAACCTTATTTTGAACTTTTAGAAAGTGTTGATGGTATTCTTGATAAACTTCCTAAGGATAAAGATATTTTAGTTGTATGTGCTAAAGAAGGTTCATCTAAAATGATAGCTGAAAAGTTATCTGAAAAGGGATTGGATGTTTACTATCTTGAAGGTGGTATGAAAGAATGGAGTGAATATTTACATCCTGTTAAAGTTGGTGATTTAAAAGAAGGTGGAAGTGTTTATCAATTTGTAAGAATTGGAAAAGGATGTTTATCATATTTAGTGGAATCTGAAGGCGAAGGTGTAGTAATTGATGCAGTTAGAACTATAGATGCATTTAAAGATTTTGCTAAAGAGAATAATATAGAAATAAAACATGTACTTGATACCCATTTACATGCAGATCATATTTCTGGAGGGAGACATTTAGCGAAAGATGTAGGAGCCGCTTATTGGCTTCCACCTAAAGATGCTACGGAAGTAACATTTAACTATGAAGAATTAAATGAAGAAAAAGAAATTAAAATTGGTAGTAAAAATATAAAAATTGAGCCTATATATTCTCCAGGGCATACTATAGGTAGTACGTCATTTAACATAAATGATGAATACTTGATGACAGGTGATATTCTATTTGTAGAATCAATTGGTCGACCAGATTTAGCAGGAAAAGCAGAAGACTGGGTTTCTGATCTTCGAAATACACTATATAGTCTATACAAGAAATTACCAAATAATTTAATTGTTTTACCTGCACACTTTGGTAAAGTTAGTGAACTTGATAATAAAGGAAGAGTAATGGAGTCACTAGGAGAACTATATAAAGTAAACTTAGGACTTAATATAAATAGTGAGGAAGATTTTAGAAAGACAGTAACAGAAAATCTTCCACCACAACCAAATTCATATAAGGAAATACGTCAAGTGAATATGGGGAAAATAGAACCTGATGTGGATGAACAAAGAGAAATGGAAATAGGTCCAAATCGTTGTGCTATACATGATTAA
- a CDS encoding sulfurtransferase TusA family protein: MKVDKVLDVKGLSCPMPIVKTKKAIDELSVDQLLEVHVTDKGAKNDFAAWMKSSAHELLDTQEEENVIKFYIRKGN; the protein is encoded by the coding sequence ATGAAAGTAGATAAAGTATTAGATGTTAAGGGACTATCATGTCCTATGCCTATTGTGAAAACTAAAAAAGCAATCGATGAACTTAGCGTTGATCAACTACTTGAAGTACATGTTACTGATAAAGGTGCAAAGAATGATTTTGCAGCATGGATGAAATCATCAGCGCATGAATTGTTAGATACTCAAGAAGAAGAGAATGTTATAAAATTTTATATAAGAAAAGGGAATTAA
- a CDS encoding SulP family inorganic anion transporter — MIKKIPAVKWMSEYKSENLSSDILAGIIVAIMLIPQGMAYAMLAGLPPEIGLYSSTIPLIIYALFGSSRHLAIGPVAMVSLLVAEGISGIATSGSSEYIKYALILALMVGVIQFLLGIFKLGFIVNFLSHAVISGFTSAAALIIGLSQLKHLLGIDLGRGKTVFHLIYEAIMRINEVNIIALLIGIISIAILYFVKKKFPKFPTPLIVVMGSILIVKGFNLNELGVSIVGDIPKGLPSFSFHELNFDVFSTLFPIALVISFVSFMESIAVAKALAAKDRYNVDSNKELIGLGLANIVGSFFSSYPVTGGFSRSAVNYQSNAKTGLASIITALIIIVTLIFFTGLFYYLPNAVLASIIMVSVFGLIDIKEAKYLFKVKKADGWTLVITFISTLVLGIERGILVGVGVSLLIFIWERAYPHIAELGYLEEEGVFRDVAKHPNAKTYKEGVILRVDASLYFANMKFLEDKLCNIIGENKEIKWFILDFSGVNKIDGVSIHSLEGILGNCKNKEVEFYLSGIKGSVMDMMKRAKLDQRLGNKIKYLTINHALKKIEPYASK; from the coding sequence ATGATTAAAAAAATTCCAGCTGTCAAATGGATGTCTGAATATAAAAGTGAAAATTTAAGTAGTGATATACTTGCTGGTATAATTGTTGCTATAATGCTAATTCCTCAAGGGATGGCATATGCTATGTTAGCTGGATTGCCACCTGAGATAGGATTATATTCCTCAACTATTCCTTTAATTATATATGCTTTATTTGGTTCATCTAGACATCTTGCTATTGGTCCTGTAGCTATGGTGTCTTTATTAGTTGCAGAAGGTATTTCTGGTATTGCTACATCTGGTTCAAGTGAATATATAAAATATGCATTGATATTAGCATTAATGGTGGGAGTAATACAATTTTTATTGGGAATATTTAAGTTAGGGTTTATAGTTAATTTCTTATCTCATGCAGTTATTAGTGGTTTTACATCTGCAGCAGCTTTAATTATTGGATTAAGTCAATTAAAACATTTACTTGGAATTGATTTAGGGAGAGGTAAGACAGTATTTCATTTAATATATGAAGCTATAATGCGTATTAATGAAGTAAATATTATTGCTTTATTGATAGGCATTATAAGTATTGCTATTCTTTATTTTGTCAAAAAGAAATTTCCTAAATTTCCAACCCCACTTATAGTAGTGATGGGAAGCATATTAATAGTTAAAGGATTTAATTTAAATGAATTAGGTGTTAGCATAGTTGGAGATATACCTAAAGGATTACCATCTTTTTCATTTCATGAATTAAATTTTGATGTATTTTCTACTTTATTTCCAATTGCATTAGTAATTTCTTTTGTTAGCTTTATGGAATCTATAGCTGTTGCTAAAGCTTTAGCTGCTAAAGATAGATATAATGTTGATTCGAATAAAGAGTTGATTGGATTAGGATTGGCTAATATAGTAGGATCATTTTTCTCATCATATCCAGTGACAGGAGGCTTTTCTAGATCTGCAGTTAATTATCAATCTAATGCGAAAACAGGTTTAGCTTCAATAATTACAGCATTAATTATAATAGTTACACTTATCTTCTTTACTGGATTATTCTATTATTTACCTAATGCAGTACTAGCATCAATTATAATGGTATCAGTTTTTGGATTAATTGATATTAAAGAAGCTAAATATTTATTTAAAGTAAAAAAAGCAGATGGTTGGACATTAGTTATTACCTTTATATCCACACTTGTATTAGGTATTGAAAGAGGTATATTAGTTGGAGTTGGGGTTTCACTTCTAATATTTATATGGGAAAGAGCATATCCTCATATAGCAGAATTAGGCTATTTAGAAGAAGAGGGTGTATTTAGAGATGTAGCAAAACATCCTAATGCAAAGACATATAAGGAAGGTGTAATCTTAAGAGTAGATGCATCTCTTTATTTTGCAAATATGAAATTTTTAGAAGATAAATTATGTAATATAATAGGTGAAAATAAAGAAATAAAATGGTTTATTCTTGATTTTTCAGGAGTTAATAAAATAGATGGTGTATCTATACACTCACTAGAAGGTATATTAGGAAATTGCAAAAATAAAGAAGTTGAATTTTATTTAAGTGGAATTAAAGGATCAGTTATGGATATGATGAAAAGAGCAAAATTAGATCAAAGATTAGGAAATAAAATAAAATATTTAACAATTAATCATGCGTTAAAAAAAATAGAGCCTTATGCAAGTAAATAA
- a CDS encoding carbonic anhydrase — protein MNTIKHDIALQKLIKGNKEYVAEKSSDSNKSLKRRQEVMDEQNPFAVILSCSDSRVPPSVIFNQGIGDLFVIRTAGNTIDDLVIGSIEYAIENLGVQLIMVMGHEKCGAIDAAIQETTSLGHMNSFVETIKPAIENMDKDLMDKWNNASKMNVLSIVERLSLSDPILSKKIKENNLEIIGSFYHLDSGLVEIIK, from the coding sequence ATGAACACTATAAAGCATGATATAGCATTACAAAAGTTGATTAAAGGAAACAAAGAATATGTAGCAGAAAAGTCTTCGGATTCTAATAAATCATTAAAACGACGTCAAGAAGTAATGGATGAACAAAATCCTTTTGCAGTTATATTGAGTTGTTCAGACTCTAGAGTTCCACCTTCAGTTATTTTTAATCAAGGTATTGGAGATTTATTTGTTATACGTACAGCTGGAAATACTATAGATGATTTAGTTATAGGAAGCATTGAATATGCAATAGAAAACCTAGGTGTACAATTAATAATGGTAATGGGACACGAAAAATGTGGTGCTATAGATGCAGCTATACAAGAAACTACTAGTCTTGGACATATGAATAGCTTTGTAGAAACAATAAAACCTGCTATCGAAAATATGGACAAAGATTTAATGGATAAGTGGAATAATGCATCAAAGATGAATGTATTAAGTATAGTTGAAAGATTAAGCCTATCAGATCCTATTCTAAGCAAAAAAATTAAAGAAAATAATTTAGAGATTATTGGTTCATTTTATCATCTAGATAGTGGATTAGTAGAAATTATTAAGTAG
- a CDS encoding DUF421 domain-containing protein, giving the protein MKLFVEVVVQTFLAFFTILFITRLLGRQQVAQLTFFEYINGITFGSIAATLATDVNQHTYQHFIGLLLFGVLTGLVSYISLKKRQFRKVIEGEPIIVIQEGQILENNLKRARYSIDELNLLLRDKDVFSIEDVEYGLLEINGKLNIIKKSDKETVTREDLGILSSTDSLFTEVIIGGQIIYENLRERKMTGKDLMKMIKPFGINRIDEIYYSAIDENNKIYIDKYDDKIKSQIDISEDNKKI; this is encoded by the coding sequence ATGAAATTATTTGTAGAAGTAGTAGTACAAACATTTTTAGCTTTTTTTACAATATTATTTATTACAAGACTTTTAGGAAGACAGCAAGTTGCTCAACTTACATTTTTTGAATATATTAATGGAATAACATTTGGTTCAATAGCTGCAACTCTTGCCACTGATGTTAATCAGCATACTTATCAACATTTTATTGGGTTATTATTATTTGGTGTTTTGACTGGGTTAGTTTCATACATTTCTCTTAAAAAAAGACAGTTTAGAAAAGTTATTGAAGGAGAACCTATAATAGTTATTCAAGAGGGGCAAATACTTGAAAATAATTTAAAGAGAGCTAGATATAGTATAGATGAATTGAATCTTTTATTAAGAGATAAAGATGTATTTTCTATAGAAGATGTAGAATATGGATTATTAGAAATAAATGGAAAGTTAAACATAATAAAAAAGTCAGATAAGGAAACTGTTACTCGTGAAGATCTAGGAATATTAAGTAGTACGGATTCACTTTTTACAGAAGTAATAATAGGAGGACAAATCATTTACGAAAACCTTAGAGAAAGAAAAATGACTGGAAAAGATTTGATGAAAATGATTAAACCATTTGGTATTAATCGCATTGATGAGATATATTATTCTGCTATAGATGAAAATAATAAAATATACATTGATAAATATGATGATAAAATTAAATCTCAAATTGATATTAGTGAAGATAATAAAAAAATTTAA
- the fni gene encoding type 2 isopentenyl-diphosphate Delta-isomerase — protein sequence MKDLKEKAEIRSSRKRDHVQHVLKNKFESNNYFNDVYLEHNSLPEIDFNDINTEYNFLGKNISFPIMINAMTGGFDRAVEINSNLAKVAKRLNIPMAVGSQTIAIKDKDYESSFKIVREILDDRVVISNVNAFVDVDEAKKAVDMINSDALQIHINPAQEICMPEGDRNFKGVLKKIEKIVKNIEKPVIVKEVGFGISNDVAKRLYNVGVKYIDLGGHGGTNFIKVENARNEDFDFDELFEWGIPTALSLLENKNIASDLNIVCSGGMRTANDVIKALIIGANMVGISGPILRELEERGHESAYKYLENIIYKSKVIMLLLGKENLRDLKTVPYRIKGQLKELMVNINE from the coding sequence TTGAAAGATTTGAAAGAAAAAGCTGAAATAAGAAGTTCAAGAAAAAGAGATCATGTACAGCATGTATTAAAAAATAAATTTGAAAGTAATAATTATTTTAATGATGTATATTTAGAACACAATTCTTTACCTGAAATAGATTTTAATGATATTAATACAGAATATAATTTTTTAGGGAAAAATATAAGCTTTCCTATAATGATAAATGCAATGACGGGAGGATTTGACAGAGCAGTAGAAATCAATAGTAATCTTGCGAAAGTAGCAAAAAGATTAAATATACCTATGGCAGTAGGTTCTCAGACTATTGCTATAAAAGATAAAGATTATGAATCCTCTTTTAAAATAGTTAGAGAGATATTGGATGATAGAGTTGTTATTTCAAATGTTAATGCTTTTGTAGATGTAGATGAAGCAAAAAAGGCTGTTGATATGATTAATTCAGATGCACTTCAGATACATATAAATCCTGCTCAAGAAATTTGCATGCCAGAAGGAGATAGAAATTTTAAAGGAGTTTTAAAAAAAATAGAAAAAATAGTAAAAAACATAGAAAAGCCAGTTATTGTAAAAGAAGTTGGGTTCGGAATTTCTAATGATGTAGCTAAAAGATTATATAATGTAGGAGTTAAATATATTGATTTAGGTGGACATGGAGGAACCAATTTTATAAAAGTTGAAAATGCAAGAAATGAAGATTTCGATTTTGATGAATTATTTGAATGGGGAATACCAACAGCCCTTAGTCTTTTAGAAAATAAAAATATAGCTAGTGATTTAAATATTGTATGTAGTGGAGGTATGAGAACTGCTAATGATGTTATAAAAGCATTAATTATAGGAGCAAATATGGTAGGTATTAGTGGCCCGATCTTAAGGGAATTAGAAGAAAGAGGTCATGAAAGTGCTTATAAATATCTAGAAAATATAATATATAAATCTAAAGTAATAATGCTTCTTTTAGGAAAAGAGAATCTAAGAGATTTAAAAACTGTACCATATAGAATAAAGGGACAACTTAAAGAATTGATGGTTAATATAAATGAATAA
- the mvk gene encoding mevalonate kinase, whose translation MNKLPAKLSTSNAHSKIILAGEHAVVYGKPAIAIPFPLKVSSTIERSRGNIIFESDIYTGFLDNMPLQLKGISNCIKQILNYLNKPISDLRIRIISSIPIGRGLGSSAAISISIVRSLFSFFGQKLTQKQLFSFVQVAENYAHGNSSGLDIMAELSEYPIWFEKRIGITYIKNQKPLYVVVADTGNSANTRVAVENVRKRYNDNPEKVQRILNKIEQITIDIKKALLKGNTDLVGRLLTYNHNELVNIGVSDKFLNKLVEKSLKAGALGAKLTGGGLGGCMIALAKDIEQAKIISNRLIKSGAYQSWYFSTNEDIVMEVK comes from the coding sequence ATGAATAAATTACCTGCTAAATTATCAACAAGTAATGCCCATAGTAAAATTATATTAGCTGGTGAACATGCTGTTGTTTATGGAAAACCTGCAATTGCAATCCCTTTTCCTTTAAAAGTTAGTTCTACTATAGAAAGATCACGTGGAAATATTATATTTGAATCTGATATATATACTGGTTTTCTTGATAATATGCCTTTGCAGCTCAAAGGTATTTCTAATTGTATAAAACAAATATTAAATTATTTAAATAAACCTATTAGTGATTTACGAATTAGGATTATTTCTTCTATCCCAATAGGTAGAGGACTTGGATCTAGTGCTGCAATTAGTATTTCCATTGTAAGAAGTTTATTTTCTTTTTTTGGTCAAAAACTTACACAAAAACAATTATTTTCTTTTGTACAAGTAGCTGAAAACTATGCCCATGGAAATTCAAGTGGATTAGATATTATGGCTGAATTAAGTGAATACCCTATATGGTTTGAAAAGAGAATAGGAATAACATATATAAAGAATCAAAAACCTTTATATGTAGTTGTAGCTGATACTGGCAATAGTGCTAATACTAGAGTAGCAGTAGAAAATGTAAGGAAAAGATATAATGATAATCCAGAAAAAGTGCAAAGAATACTTAACAAAATAGAACAAATTACAATTGATATAAAAAAAGCTCTTTTAAAAGGTAATACTGATTTAGTTGGTAGATTACTTACATATAATCATAATGAGCTTGTAAATATTGGAGTTAGCGATAAGTTCCTTAATAAATTAGTTGAAAAATCCTTAAAGGCAGGAGCTTTAGGAGCTAAATTGACTGGTGGCGGATTAGGTGGTTGCATGATTGCTCTTGCAAAAGATATAGAACAAGCTAAAATAATTTCAAATAGATTAATAAAATCAGGTGCATATCAAAGTTGGTATTTTTCAACTAATGAAGATATTGTTATGGAGGTTAAATAA
- the mvaD gene encoding diphosphomevalonate decarboxylase: MKATAKANTNIALIKYWGKRDEKLFLPTNNSISITLDRFYTVTTVEFKKNITNDIFYLNNKKADKKEQIKISSFLDKIRDFSGTNFYAVVNSENKVPTAAGFASSASGFAALAAASIKALGLELDKSELSAIARQGSGSACRSIYGGYVEWEKGERIDGKDSFAKRLLPETDWNISILSVLVNSNNKNISSREGMKRTVETSPFYSAWLDTVEKDLEITRKAIKYKDFESLGEVVEKNALKMHATMLGSEPPILYWQSGTMDVIHHIKSLRLSGISAYFTIDAGANVKVLCNPSDEKKIYESLLKLESVQNVIACHPGKGITYL, translated from the coding sequence ATGAAAGCTACAGCAAAAGCAAATACTAATATTGCACTTATAAAGTATTGGGGTAAGCGAGATGAAAAATTATTTTTACCTACAAATAATAGTATATCTATTACCCTTGATAGATTTTATACTGTTACAACAGTTGAATTTAAAAAAAATATTACAAATGATATTTTTTATTTAAATAATAAAAAGGCTGATAAAAAAGAACAAATAAAAATTTCTAGTTTTTTGGACAAAATAAGAGATTTTTCTGGAACAAATTTCTATGCAGTGGTTAATTCTGAAAACAAGGTACCTACTGCAGCCGGTTTTGCTTCTTCTGCATCAGGTTTTGCAGCACTTGCTGCAGCATCAATAAAAGCACTTGGTTTAGAATTAGATAAAAGTGAATTATCAGCTATTGCAAGGCAGGGCTCAGGTTCTGCTTGTCGTTCAATTTATGGAGGATATGTTGAGTGGGAAAAGGGAGAAAGAATAGATGGAAAAGATTCTTTTGCAAAAAGACTTCTACCTGAAACTGATTGGAATATTAGTATACTTTCAGTTCTTGTAAATTCCAATAACAAAAATATATCCAGTAGAGAAGGTATGAAAAGAACTGTAGAAACTTCACCTTTTTATTCTGCTTGGCTTGATACTGTAGAAAAAGATTTAGAAATTACTAGAAAAGCAATAAAATATAAAGATTTTGAAAGTCTTGGAGAAGTAGTAGAAAAAAATGCACTTAAGATGCATGCTACTATGCTTGGATCTGAGCCACCAATATTATATTGGCAAAGTGGTACTATGGATGTAATTCATCACATTAAGAGTTTAAGGTTATCTGGAATTTCTGCTTATTTTACAATAGATGCTGGTGCAAATGTAAAAGTACTTTGTAATCCTAGTGATGAAAAGAAGATATATGAATCTTTATTGAAATTAGAATCAGTACAAAATGTTATTGCTTGCCACCCTGGTAAAGGAATAACATATTTATAA
- a CDS encoding tripartite tricarboxylate transporter permease, which translates to MDLILILQMILAAIIAAVMYTVIGAAPGADETATIAPITLVLVLSGLDPAIILAFFISAIIACKLIDSVPVSIAGIPAGVMSTPMVEHAMVLKKNGLTDTSIRKIASGAIIGTIVSIPVSLFLAQALIPFAKIIEKYGDPVFFVGAILLALMSKKKLIAIVSILPFALLIQGLRYMYWGVGTVPEDTNVFISFFLGITIGPVILTLFELLNKDRRDKFERYDKKSIYMKNTEKIKKFPNPFKILTKKEIGYSVLSSLIGSVTFILSPVGLTTFFGELFSSRTKDEVEKASLAVSTMESLAQSTYISGALIPLIALGIPLSPVAIGPGNPLFNAPPVFTLDNNMHHLLSTSDFILATLIGAIIACGFTFYIAVKYSREICRFVFKKIPHEALLGLFFSLVLLLAFIDGGIVNIFGVLLIGIVSGLFYRLGVSYGVLFMTLYSAPWIIKALSTL; encoded by the coding sequence ATGGATTTAATTTTAATATTACAAATGATTCTTGCTGCTATAATTGCAGCTGTTATGTATACTGTTATTGGTGCAGCTCCAGGTGCAGATGAAACTGCAACTATTGCACCAATAACTTTAGTTTTAGTTTTATCAGGTCTAGACCCTGCTATAATATTAGCTTTTTTTATTTCAGCCATTATAGCTTGTAAATTAATTGATTCTGTTCCAGTTTCAATAGCAGGTATTCCTGCTGGTGTTATGTCTACTCCAATGGTAGAACATGCTATGGTTCTTAAGAAAAATGGTTTAACTGATACTAGTATTAGAAAAATAGCATCAGGTGCTATTATAGGTACTATTGTATCTATACCAGTTAGTTTATTTTTAGCCCAAGCATTAATTCCTTTTGCAAAAATAATTGAGAAATATGGTGATCCAGTATTTTTTGTTGGAGCCATATTATTAGCACTAATGAGCAAGAAAAAATTAATTGCAATTGTTTCAATATTACCTTTTGCATTATTAATTCAAGGACTTAGATATATGTATTGGGGAGTTGGAACTGTACCAGAAGATACTAATGTATTTATTTCTTTTTTCTTAGGTATTACAATTGGACCTGTAATACTTACTTTATTTGAATTATTAAATAAAGATAGAAGAGATAAATTTGAACGATATGATAAAAAATCTATTTATATGAAAAATACTGAGAAGATAAAAAAATTTCCAAACCCATTTAAAATATTAACAAAAAAAGAGATAGGATATAGTGTTTTATCCTCACTTATTGGTTCTGTTACTTTTATATTAAGTCCTGTTGGACTTACAACATTTTTTGGAGAGTTATTTTCAAGCAGGACAAAAGATGAAGTGGAAAAAGCTTCTCTTGCAGTGTCTACAATGGAGTCATTAGCTCAATCAACATATATATCAGGAGCTCTTATACCACTTATTGCTTTAGGAATTCCATTATCACCTGTAGCTATTGGTCCTGGTAACCCACTTTTCAATGCTCCACCTGTTTTTACATTAGATAATAATATGCATCATTTATTATCTACATCAGACTTTATACTTGCAACTTTAATTGGTGCAATAATTGCCTGTGGTTTTACTTTTTATATTGCAGTTAAATATTCAAGGGAAATTTGTAGATTTGTATTTAAGAAAATTCCTCATGAAGCATTATTAGGATTATTCTTTAGTTTAGTATTGTTACTTGCATTTATAGACGGTGGTATAGTTAATATTTTTGGTGTTCTTTTAATAGGAATTGTATCAGGTCTATTTTATAGATTAGGTGTAAGTTATGGAGTTTTATTTATGACTCTTTATTCAGCACCATGGATTATAAAAGCATTATCAACTCTGTAA
- a CDS encoding phosphomevalonate kinase yields the protein MDNSCLKVKAPGKLMIAGEYAVLEKKQKSIVIAVNRYITAEIEKNKENSITILNMDLKDITWHIDKEVEFNIFDSRLEFIKNAIFIAIKYLKENSITLKKFKLKIESELNDDMTNKKYGLGSSAAIVVSVISAILSFHSEKKVEYSLDDIFKLSVIAHLKTQKSGSGADIAAAVYGGWIEYSAFDGKWVLDKLYNNKNLMNIIKMPWSNLLINKISPPESLKLVIGWTKKPAKTAPMIEKLQQFKQRNRKSYNNFLRESSIAVDKLIYSFNENNYEKAIDSLMQNRKALQKLSYDAKMNIETDKLKDLCDIAEKFGSSKSSGAGGGDCGIAFIKSEEQVKELYKLWKENDIIPLNLKVSKNGVSINL from the coding sequence ATGGATAACTCGTGCTTAAAAGTTAAAGCACCAGGAAAACTTATGATTGCTGGAGAATATGCTGTATTGGAAAAGAAACAGAAATCAATAGTAATAGCTGTTAATCGTTATATAACAGCTGAGATAGAAAAGAATAAAGAGAATAGTATTACTATTTTAAATATGGATTTAAAAGATATTACATGGCATATAGATAAAGAAGTAGAATTTAATATATTTGATTCACGATTAGAATTTATTAAAAATGCTATTTTTATTGCTATTAAATATTTAAAAGAAAACTCTATAACACTTAAAAAATTTAAATTAAAAATTGAGAGTGAACTTAATGATGATATGACAAATAAAAAATATGGATTAGGTTCCAGTGCAGCTATTGTTGTTTCAGTAATTTCAGCTATATTAAGTTTTCATTCTGAAAAAAAAGTAGAATACTCCCTTGATGATATTTTTAAACTTTCAGTTATTGCCCACTTAAAAACTCAAAAAAGTGGTTCAGGAGCTGATATTGCAGCTGCTGTTTATGGAGGATGGATAGAGTATTCTGCATTTGATGGAAAATGGGTTTTAGATAAATTGTATAATAACAAAAATTTAATGAATATAATAAAAATGCCATGGTCTAATTTACTTATAAATAAAATTTCACCTCCAGAATCTCTAAAATTAGTTATAGGGTGGACAAAAAAGCCTGCAAAAACAGCACCAATGATTGAAAAGTTGCAACAATTTAAACAAAGAAATAGAAAAAGTTATAATAATTTTTTAAGAGAAAGTTCTATTGCAGTAGATAAATTAATCTATAGTTTTAATGAAAATAATTATGAAAAAGCAATCGATAGCCTTATGCAAAATCGAAAAGCACTTCAAAAATTATCTTATGACGCTAAAATGAATATTGAAACAGACAAATTAAAAGATTTATGTGATATAGCTGAAAAATTTGGAAGTAGTAAATCTTCAGGAGCGGGAGGAGGAGACTGTGGTATAGCTTTTATAAAGTCAGAAGAACAAGTAAAAGAGCTGTACAAATTATGGAAGGAAAATGATATTATTCCCTTAAATTTAAAAGTATCAAAAAATGGTGTATCTATAAATTTGTGA
- a CDS encoding isochorismatase family protein, which produces MEKFRLDKSEVVLLIIDIQEKLAPAMKYKDKVVNNTKVLLSTAEKMNIPVIITEQYPKGLGSTLKELQSDLKQDYILEKVHFSAYRSELKSYLNKINKKKVIVVGMETHICVFQTVRDLLEDNYYVYIANDGVASRTKENYLNGLDLMNQMGAIITNTETIVFDLLKKSTDPEFKSLSKMIK; this is translated from the coding sequence ATGGAAAAGTTTAGATTAGATAAATCAGAAGTAGTATTATTAATAATTGATATACAAGAGAAACTTGCACCTGCAATGAAGTATAAAGATAAAGTAGTTAATAATACAAAAGTACTTTTATCTACTGCTGAGAAAATGAATATTCCAGTTATAATTACTGAACAATATCCTAAAGGATTAGGATCAACTTTAAAGGAATTACAAAGTGACTTGAAACAAGACTATATATTAGAAAAAGTTCATTTTTCAGCATATAGATCTGAGTTGAAATCATATTTAAATAAAATCAACAAAAAAAAGGTTATCGTAGTAGGAATGGAAACTCATATATGCGTATTTCAAACAGTTAGGGATTTGTTAGAAGATAATTATTATGTATACATAGCAAATGATGGAGTGGCATCTAGAACAAAAGAAAATTATCTAAATGGATTAGACTTGATGAATCAAATGGGAGCTATTATTACAAACACTGAAACAATTGTATTTGATTTATTAAAGAAATCTACAGATCCTGAATTTAAGTCACTATCAAAAATGATTAAGTAA